From Verrucomicrobia bacterium S94, the proteins below share one genomic window:
- a CDS encoding proline--tRNA ligase, whose product MAKQKKTAITPTRGENYPEWYQQVVRAAELAENSDVRGCMVIRPWGYALWENIQRSLDKMFKDTGHVNAYFPIFIPKSYLEKEAEHVDGFAKECAVVTHHRLEEGPDGGLIPAGELEEPLVVRPTSETIIGSTFAKWVESYRDLPLLINQWANVVRWEMRTRLFLRTAEFLWQEGHTAHETEAEAWEETRRMLEVYKTFAEEYMAMPVLTGEKTAGERFPGAVSTLCIEAMMQDRKALQAGTSHFLGQNFAKASKIQYTSREGNLEYAWTTSWGVSTRLIGGMIMTHGDDNGMIMPPRLAPSHVVLLPIIRKEEDREAILTYCEEIAASLRKQRYHERDVEVVIDSRDINAGEKGWSWVKKGIPIKAEVGPRDMANNSVFMARRDTMEKQGVDKDEFVANIVKTLDDIQNCLLQRALEHRTEHTKEIDSYDEFKAFFTPENKNRPEAHGGFAMSHWCESGECEDKINDELSVTIRCIPFDRAESGEGACICCGRPSPGRVVFAKSY is encoded by the coding sequence ATGGCAAAGCAGAAGAAAACGGCGATTACCCCGACGCGGGGCGAGAATTATCCGGAGTGGTATCAGCAGGTAGTACGCGCGGCGGAGCTGGCGGAAAACAGCGATGTGCGCGGCTGTATGGTCATTCGTCCATGGGGGTATGCGCTCTGGGAGAATATTCAGCGTTCGCTGGATAAAATGTTCAAGGATACGGGGCATGTGAATGCCTATTTCCCGATTTTCATACCGAAAAGTTATCTGGAAAAAGAAGCCGAGCACGTCGACGGTTTTGCCAAGGAGTGTGCCGTGGTGACACATCATCGTCTGGAAGAGGGGCCGGACGGCGGACTGATTCCGGCGGGCGAACTGGAGGAGCCGTTGGTCGTGCGCCCGACATCGGAGACCATTATCGGATCCACATTTGCAAAGTGGGTGGAGAGTTATCGTGATCTGCCGCTGCTGATCAATCAGTGGGCGAATGTGGTCCGGTGGGAAATGCGCACGCGTCTGTTTCTGCGCACGGCGGAATTCCTGTGGCAGGAAGGGCATACGGCGCACGAAACCGAAGCGGAAGCGTGGGAGGAGACCCGCAGAATGCTCGAAGTTTATAAAACGTTTGCCGAGGAGTATATGGCGATGCCGGTGCTGACCGGTGAGAAAACTGCCGGAGAGCGCTTTCCCGGTGCAGTAAGCACACTGTGTATTGAGGCGATGATGCAGGATCGCAAGGCGCTGCAGGCGGGGACCAGTCATTTCCTGGGACAGAATTTTGCGAAGGCGTCGAAGATTCAGTACACGAGCCGCGAGGGGAATCTGGAATATGCGTGGACGACATCGTGGGGCGTTTCGACGCGTCTGATCGGCGGTATGATTATGACCCACGGTGATGACAACGGTATGATCATGCCGCCCCGTCTGGCTCCGAGCCATGTTGTTCTATTGCCGATTATCCGTAAGGAAGAGGATCGCGAGGCGATTCTGACCTATTGCGAGGAGATTGCCGCCAGCCTCCGGAAACAGCGTTATCATGAACGGGATGTAGAGGTGGTGATCGATTCCCGCGACATCAATGCCGGCGAAAAGGGCTGGAGCTGGGTCAAAAAAGGTATTCCGATTAAAGCCGAGGTAGGGCCGCGTGATATGGCGAATAATTCGGTCTTTATGGCGCGTCGTGATACGATGGAAAAGCAGGGGGTCGATAAAGACGAATTTGTGGCGAATATTGTGAAAACGCTGGACGATATTCAGAACTGTCTGCTGCAGCGTGCGCTGGAGCATCGGACAGAACATACGAAGGAGATCGATTCCTACGATGAGTTCAAAGCCTTCTTTACCCCGGAAAATAAAAACCGTCCGGAAGCACACGGCGGTTTTGCGATGAGCCACTGGTGCGAAAGCGGGGAGTGTGAGGATAAGATTAACGATGAATTATCGGTGACGATTCGCTGTATTCCATTTGACCGGGCTGAAAGCGGCGAGGGGGCCTGCATCTGCTGCGGCCGTCCGAGTCCGGGACGCGTGGTTTTTGCGAAGAGTTATTGA
- the bamD gene encoding outer membrane protein assembly factor BamD produces the protein MQFSRTTLLASLFFLISGSTAVFAQSEAKQIEASGVGADTKVSVQDMTEQSKDEKVYWVEDQGQFTWRSAFDKKMDNPAAQWKLASETREKGQLKKAERRMMYLYRRWPNSKEAPWAARARADMLFERKEWKAAFEAYQYLIDNYSGQMEHYDSALEAQYEIAVKIMNRRRLRWIFGGYRAPEYAVEYFEKVVRNGPQWSRAPEAQFMVGKCNQDSKEYEQAISAYEVLGYRYPDSSLAEEAAWQQIECYRKLRKDYPAAPEILDRMLTATTVFLSTYPKSEYRTEIIKLRNKLYEVKAQQVFNEAEFYAQVPKEPEAAIIYYEKMIAEYPKSKLVPKAYKRIEELKKILAMPAKARTPEAPRSRPIPFTKGGQDVEG, from the coding sequence ATGCAATTTTCACGAACAACTCTGCTGGCTTCGCTGTTTTTTCTGATTTCCGGTTCGACGGCGGTTTTCGCGCAGTCGGAGGCTAAGCAAATTGAGGCGTCGGGAGTCGGTGCGGACACCAAGGTGTCTGTACAGGACATGACGGAGCAATCGAAAGACGAAAAGGTCTACTGGGTTGAAGACCAGGGTCAGTTCACCTGGCGTTCGGCGTTCGATAAGAAAATGGACAATCCTGCCGCTCAGTGGAAGCTGGCATCGGAAACGCGTGAAAAGGGACAGCTGAAAAAAGCGGAACGCCGGATGATGTACCTGTACCGTCGGTGGCCGAACAGCAAAGAGGCTCCCTGGGCCGCGCGGGCCCGCGCGGATATGCTGTTTGAACGCAAGGAATGGAAGGCGGCGTTTGAGGCTTATCAGTATCTGATCGATAATTATTCAGGACAGATGGAGCACTATGATTCGGCTCTGGAGGCACAGTATGAGATTGCGGTTAAAATTATGAACCGTCGTCGTCTCCGGTGGATTTTCGGCGGATATCGCGCCCCGGAATACGCGGTGGAATATTTTGAGAAAGTGGTGCGCAACGGGCCGCAGTGGAGTCGGGCCCCGGAAGCCCAGTTTATGGTAGGCAAGTGCAACCAGGATTCGAAAGAGTATGAACAGGCGATCAGTGCTTATGAAGTGCTGGGCTACCGCTATCCGGACAGTTCGTTGGCCGAAGAGGCGGCGTGGCAGCAGATTGAGTGCTATCGCAAACTACGCAAGGATTATCCGGCCGCCCCGGAGATTCTGGACCGAATGCTGACGGCGACTACTGTTTTTCTTTCAACCTATCCGAAATCGGAATACCGGACGGAAATTATTAAGTTGCGAAATAAGCTTTATGAGGTGAAAGCGCAGCAGGTTTTCAATGAAGCTGAATTTTATGCTCAGGTACCGAAAGAACCGGAAGCGGCAATTATCTATTATGAGAAGATGATTGCGGAATATCCCAAAAGCAAACTGGTGCCGAAAGCATATAAACGGATTGAAGAGCTGAAGAAGATTCTGGCAATGCCGGCCAAGGCCCGCACTCCGGAAGCTCCGCGTTCTCGTCCGATTCCATTCACGAAAGGTGGACAGGATGTCGAAGGGTAG
- a CDS encoding LPS-assembly protein LptD, translating to MSKGRPVLFLCCCGMAAAAVAADLDLPKEIPDEPFDLTAARLEFTNDTLIASGGVTGRFENVVIRADRVEGNTASGDLKMEGDIFFKRGDIEWHGSELEYNYIKQEGDFGPSTLNFDPVLMSVDQVQRVSTNEFRLQGAEFTTCPKDHPHFHVRAEEAFLIDEEYLKAKGVTVYIGKVPVFYVPYWRQKLSKPIFSFQGGVGSEWGLYLLTTATVPLTEQVESETDLNLYTRRGVGLGQGFNWDYPNVEGTFHGFYLKDQDKYARYDPADGGYDGTVGDEIRDDRYRLKLEHHQYFDDTFYVNTKWNYLSDPAVIEEFFKGEYRSYAQPENYFSLDYGNSYLGTEAFINKRLNDFYNNTDRYEYSLDAYRTRIPGTPLYFQSENAVAQLERVSGTLDPMAEYDATRLDSLNSLYLPQRLGFLSLVPRATYRATYYSDSVAGGEEMRQIPGAGMQVSFEAARVLSERERWYGKGLRHKIQPYADYIYQDSDVDSSDLYRFDDVDLMQDENKVKIGLRNVLQTKRDNRVSRFIDLDLYTYYLVEDHGSGNNFDSLFIDARMPLTKRVMVDIEGVVDWNSGEVPFFNTRFSYDYDDLILSIEHLYRTERESLWTPRFELFPESRLSLEGYARYNDKDNDLEEIAGMIYANWCCMRYGLGYHFYDENEHQIMFSIGLSAFPQARISSGF from the coding sequence ATGTCGAAGGGTAGACCGGTGCTGTTTCTCTGTTGCTGCGGAATGGCCGCCGCTGCGGTGGCAGCCGATCTTGATCTGCCGAAAGAGATTCCGGATGAACCTTTCGATCTGACTGCCGCCCGTCTTGAATTCACAAATGATACGCTCATTGCCAGCGGGGGCGTAACCGGCCGTTTCGAGAATGTGGTTATCCGGGCTGATCGCGTTGAGGGGAATACGGCCAGCGGTGACCTGAAAATGGAAGGGGATATCTTTTTCAAGCGCGGAGATATTGAATGGCACGGCTCTGAGCTGGAATACAACTATATCAAGCAGGAAGGTGATTTTGGTCCGTCGACCCTCAATTTTGATCCGGTACTTATGAGTGTGGATCAGGTGCAACGGGTATCCACCAATGAATTCCGGTTGCAGGGGGCGGAGTTCACCACCTGTCCGAAAGATCATCCTCACTTCCATGTGAGAGCCGAAGAAGCCTTTCTGATTGATGAAGAGTATCTGAAGGCGAAAGGGGTTACGGTATATATCGGAAAAGTGCCGGTCTTCTATGTTCCGTACTGGCGTCAGAAGCTGAGCAAACCGATTTTTTCTTTTCAGGGTGGAGTCGGCTCTGAATGGGGGCTGTATCTGCTGACTACCGCAACGGTTCCTCTGACGGAGCAGGTTGAATCGGAAACCGATCTGAATCTTTACACCAGGCGGGGTGTTGGGCTGGGGCAGGGGTTTAACTGGGATTATCCCAATGTCGAAGGCACTTTCCACGGGTTTTATCTAAAGGATCAGGATAAGTATGCGCGGTATGATCCAGCGGATGGGGGCTATGACGGAACGGTCGGGGATGAAATCAGAGATGACCGCTACCGGCTGAAGCTGGAGCATCATCAGTATTTTGACGATACGTTCTATGTAAATACCAAATGGAATTATCTGAGCGATCCCGCTGTGATCGAGGAGTTTTTTAAAGGGGAGTACCGGTCTTATGCCCAGCCGGAAAACTATTTTTCGCTCGATTACGGGAACAGCTATCTGGGCACTGAGGCGTTCATTAACAAGCGGCTGAATGATTTTTATAACAATACCGACCGCTATGAATATTCTCTGGATGCCTACCGTACCCGAATCCCGGGTACGCCGCTCTATTTTCAGAGTGAAAATGCGGTGGCCCAGCTGGAACGGGTTTCGGGAACGCTTGATCCGATGGCGGAATATGATGCGACCCGGCTGGATTCACTGAACTCGCTCTATCTCCCGCAACGTTTAGGATTTTTGAGCCTGGTTCCTCGTGCGACGTATCGCGCAACTTACTACAGTGATTCTGTCGCCGGAGGTGAAGAGATGCGCCAGATTCCGGGGGCCGGGATGCAGGTTTCGTTTGAGGCCGCCAGAGTGCTGTCGGAGCGCGAGCGCTGGTACGGGAAAGGGCTGCGCCATAAAATTCAGCCTTATGCAGATTATATTTATCAGGACAGCGACGTCGATAGCTCAGATCTTTACCGGTTCGATGATGTGGATCTGATGCAGGATGAAAATAAAGTGAAAATTGGTTTGAGGAATGTACTGCAGACGAAACGTGATAACCGGGTTTCGCGGTTTATTGATCTTGATCTGTATACTTATTATCTCGTGGAGGATCATGGTTCCGGAAATAACTTTGATTCGTTGTTTATTGATGCACGAATGCCGCTGACTAAACGTGTGATGGTGGATATTGAAGGGGTGGTGGACTGGAATTCCGGAGAGGTTCCGTTTTTCAATACCCGATTTTCTTATGATTATGACGATCTGATTCTCAGCATTGAACACCTGTACCGCACGGAGCGTGAATCGCTCTGGACCCCGCGTTTTGAACTGTTTCCGGAATCCCGCCTGTCGTTGGAAGGATATGCCCGGTATAATGACAAAGACAACGATCTGGAAGAGATTGCCGGTATGATTTACGCCAACTGGTGCTGCATGCGTTACGGTCTGGGGTATCATTTCTACGATGAAAATGAACACCAGATTATGTTCAGCATCGGCCTTTCCGCATTCCCGCAGGCAAGGATCAGCTCCGGATTTTAA
- a CDS encoding IS110 family transposase — MKHELTLIAVDVSKESLEIQTDERSFDVPNTEKGIARLIKAARAAQLPFVVCEATGGYERLLPESMHAVDIPICRANPARIRAFAASEGIQAKTDPIDADVILKFAKSKELRPAAPVSSRRRELIALLDRRDHLKEQGAREKNRIRNSPDFIHASIKRMLNVLKKEITAIEKRIRELIKSDESLSACLSCLTAIKGVGEVSAWMIMAFLGEITMLSRNELVALAGVAPYNRDSGRFKGKRKIKGGRAKVRKALYMATRTAAMYNPVIKAYTDGLQSRGKPYKCAMVAGMRKMLIHMQSELRKAEIKVEL, encoded by the coding sequence ATGAAACATGAATTAACCCTGATTGCGGTTGACGTTAGCAAAGAATCGCTGGAAATCCAGACGGATGAACGATCTTTTGATGTCCCGAACACTGAAAAAGGCATTGCCCGTTTAATTAAAGCAGCCAGAGCTGCTCAGCTGCCTTTTGTTGTTTGTGAGGCAACGGGCGGATACGAACGCCTGTTGCCGGAGAGCATGCATGCAGTAGATATACCGATCTGCAGGGCCAATCCAGCCCGGATAAGGGCATTTGCGGCCAGTGAAGGCATACAGGCCAAGACCGATCCGATCGATGCGGATGTAATCCTCAAGTTCGCAAAAAGTAAGGAATTACGTCCTGCAGCTCCGGTATCGAGTCGGCGCAGGGAATTGATCGCCCTGCTCGACAGGCGCGATCACCTTAAAGAACAGGGTGCACGGGAAAAGAACCGGATCCGGAACTCCCCGGACTTCATCCATGCCTCTATCAAACGCATGCTCAATGTCCTGAAAAAAGAAATCACAGCCATTGAGAAGCGCATCCGGGAACTGATCAAATCCGATGAGAGTCTGTCGGCCTGTTTATCCTGTCTCACTGCCATCAAAGGCGTTGGCGAAGTTAGCGCATGGATGATCATGGCCTTCCTCGGTGAAATCACGATGCTCAGCAGAAATGAACTCGTTGCTCTCGCCGGCGTTGCCCCCTACAACAGAGACAGCGGCAGATTTAAAGGAAAACGAAAAATCAAAGGCGGGCGTGCGAAGGTCAGAAAAGCTCTGTATATGGCGACCAGAACTGCAGCGATGTATAATCCTGTAATCAAAGCCTATACCGATGGACTCCAATCGCGCGGGAAACCCTATAAATGTGCAATGGTCGCAGGGATGAGGAAAATGCTCATCCACATGCAGTCCGAACTTAGAAAAGCAGAAATAAAGGTTGAGTTATGA
- a CDS encoding glycoside hydrolase family 28 protein, producing MRNLIALLLGTAMTASAYIHDIRDYGAIGDGKTLCTAAVQKAIDKASANGGGEVLVTAGSYMIGTIYMKDNVTLHITGGSKLIASPNIRHFATNTHKNMYKNEPHMDRCLIFARGVHNIAFKGSGAIDGNGAWNNFNQETGRPMMIRLMNCTNIRMHDLTLKNPAAWTSAWLYCRDIVVEGITVISRVNNNGDGLDFDGCERVRVSNCTFDTSDDSICLQASRKDKACRDVVISNCIFVSKWAGIRIGLLSLGDFENVTVNNCIFRDIEDAGLKIQMCEGGTMKNMTFSNLVMSNVPRPVFMTFGQQRCCVDTPKGELQPMKEMKGFVFDGIQIDSSACGKDSAIVITGMPGHPIKDIVFSDVQMTTGGGGTAADAANKLKELTPDVLEGWWPEYSRLGATVPAFGIYARHVDGLVLNNMHMKTAKPDARPATKFVDVKNLTENP from the coding sequence ATGAGAAATTTAATCGCCCTTCTGCTGGGAACTGCAATGACCGCCTCCGCCTATATTCATGATATCCGTGACTATGGCGCAATTGGTGATGGTAAAACACTGTGTACCGCCGCTGTACAGAAGGCAATCGACAAAGCCTCGGCCAATGGGGGCGGCGAAGTGTTGGTAACCGCCGGCAGTTACATGATTGGCACCATCTATATGAAGGATAACGTAACCCTTCACATCACCGGCGGTTCCAAGCTGATTGCCAGCCCGAATATCAGGCACTTTGCAACCAACACGCACAAAAACATGTATAAAAATGAACCCCACATGGATCGCTGTCTGATCTTTGCACGCGGTGTGCATAACATCGCCTTCAAAGGAAGCGGAGCCATCGACGGCAACGGGGCCTGGAATAACTTTAATCAGGAAACCGGGCGCCCGATGATGATCCGACTGATGAACTGCACCAATATCCGGATGCATGACCTCACCCTGAAAAATCCGGCAGCCTGGACCTCCGCATGGCTCTACTGCCGCGATATTGTGGTAGAAGGAATTACGGTTATCAGCCGGGTGAATAATAACGGCGACGGACTGGACTTCGACGGTTGTGAAAGGGTCCGGGTCAGCAACTGCACATTTGACACATCAGACGATTCCATCTGCCTGCAGGCCTCCCGCAAAGATAAAGCCTGCCGGGATGTCGTCATCAGCAACTGCATCTTTGTCAGTAAATGGGCAGGCATTCGTATCGGTCTGCTCTCGCTGGGCGATTTTGAAAACGTCACGGTCAACAACTGCATCTTCAGGGATATTGAGGATGCCGGCCTTAAAATCCAGATGTGCGAAGGCGGAACCATGAAAAACATGACCTTTTCCAACCTGGTCATGAGCAATGTGCCCCGTCCAGTGTTTATGACCTTCGGGCAACAGCGTTGCTGCGTGGATACACCGAAAGGTGAACTGCAACCGATGAAAGAGATGAAAGGATTTGTATTCGACGGAATACAGATTGACTCATCCGCATGCGGAAAAGATTCAGCCATCGTCATTACCGGAATGCCTGGACATCCGATTAAAGACATTGTTTTCAGTGATGTTCAGATGACTACCGGCGGAGGCGGAACTGCCGCAGATGCCGCTAACAAGCTGAAAGAACTGACCCCTGACGTACTCGAAGGCTGGTGGCCGGAATACAGCCGCCTCGGTGCCACCGTTCCGGCTTTCGGCATTTATGCCCGTCACGTAGACGGTCTGGTGCTCAACAATATGCATATGAAAACCGCCAAACCGGATGCTCGGCCGGCCACTAAATTTGTTGATGTTAAAAACCTCACGGAAAATCCCTGA
- a CDS encoding acetylglucosamine-6-sulfatase yields MNIKLIILSFLFASGIQAISGASRPPEQKPNIIFLLTDDQRWDSVGFMGQKIGKTPNLDQLASDGVVFDNAFVTSAICTPSRACYMLGQFERKHGINFNSGTAMSAEAWAKSYPVLLREAGYFTGYVGKNHIPIGDKGYRTGLMDRSFDYWYAGHHHIGFYPKDYHKIFDNAKSETQPEIITESIDAFLDPDSNEAFMKNAIQFLQKRDASKPFMLSICMNLPHGFSTQSMKMKPTDDALYRTAYREYQDTLPLPPYYVPKRDLKKNKLPNDLLLQDLRQTGYNWVEDEAQTRERMIRVMQAVTGIDRLVGNMRDKLDELGIADNTVIIYASDHGLFNGEFGLGGKSLCYETCMKVPMVIYDPRKKGGFRSEELVQSIDVAPTILSIAGVPVPDTMQGMDMTPLVAGEKTDWRDAAFGENLWSTIFGNPRCETVRTKEFRYIRYFKNDNRARREKTPQKDWYRVSEESADLYAKWLTASIKGEEVVYEELYKTSEDPYEANNLIDDPAYADVLQELRTKCKQLVAEAKGDINTPPSTVRVTHEDLKTHYRKWE; encoded by the coding sequence ATGAATATAAAACTGATTATCCTGTCCTTCCTGTTCGCCTCCGGCATCCAGGCCATTTCCGGCGCTTCCAGACCCCCGGAACAAAAACCGAACATTATTTTCTTACTGACCGACGACCAACGCTGGGATTCTGTCGGCTTCATGGGACAGAAAATCGGGAAAACCCCGAACCTCGACCAGCTGGCATCCGACGGCGTAGTGTTTGATAACGCCTTTGTCACCTCGGCCATCTGCACCCCGAGCCGCGCATGCTACATGCTCGGCCAGTTTGAAAGAAAACACGGAATCAACTTCAATTCCGGCACAGCTATGTCTGCCGAAGCATGGGCCAAATCCTATCCGGTATTGCTGCGCGAAGCAGGATACTTCACCGGTTATGTCGGAAAAAATCACATCCCGATCGGCGATAAAGGCTACCGCACCGGGCTGATGGACCGAAGTTTCGACTACTGGTACGCCGGCCACCACCACATCGGATTCTATCCCAAGGATTACCACAAAATCTTTGATAATGCGAAATCGGAAACACAGCCTGAAATTATTACGGAAAGTATCGACGCATTTCTGGATCCGGACTCCAACGAAGCCTTCATGAAAAACGCGATTCAGTTTCTCCAGAAGCGCGACGCATCAAAACCGTTCATGCTCTCCATCTGCATGAATCTGCCTCACGGCTTCAGTACGCAGAGCATGAAAATGAAACCGACTGATGATGCGCTTTACCGCACCGCCTATCGCGAATATCAGGATACCCTTCCCCTTCCCCCCTACTATGTGCCGAAACGCGATCTGAAAAAGAACAAGCTACCAAATGATCTGCTCCTTCAGGATCTGCGGCAGACCGGCTACAACTGGGTCGAAGACGAAGCCCAGACCCGCGAACGCATGATCCGCGTCATGCAGGCCGTCACCGGCATCGACCGTCTCGTCGGCAATATGCGCGACAAACTCGATGAACTCGGGATCGCCGACAACACCGTTATTATCTACGCCTCCGACCACGGCCTTTTCAACGGAGAATTCGGCCTCGGTGGAAAATCGCTCTGCTATGAAACCTGCATGAAAGTTCCCATGGTGATTTACGACCCACGCAAAAAAGGCGGTTTCCGCTCCGAAGAGCTGGTGCAGTCCATCGATGTTGCCCCGACGATTCTCTCCATTGCCGGTGTTCCCGTTCCGGACACCATGCAGGGAATGGATATGACCCCGCTGGTGGCCGGAGAAAAAACCGACTGGCGCGATGCCGCCTTCGGCGAAAACCTCTGGTCAACCATTTTCGGTAATCCCCGCTGCGAAACCGTGCGGACAAAGGAATTCCGTTACATCCGCTATTTTAAAAACGACAACCGTGCACGCCGCGAAAAAACCCCTCAGAAAGACTGGTATAGAGTATCCGAGGAATCAGCCGATCTCTACGCAAAATGGCTCACCGCCTCGATTAAAGGCGAAGAGGTGGTTTATGAAGAACTCTATAAAACCTCGGAAGACCCTTACGAAGCCAACAACCTGATCGACGACCCGGCCTATGCAGATGTTCTGCAGGAACTGCGCACCAAATGTAAACAGCTGGTAGCCGAAGCCAAAGGCGACATCAACACTCCTCCCTCCACCGTCCGGGTCACCCACGAAGATCTGAAAACACACTACCGCAAGTGGGAATAA
- a CDS encoding sodium:solute symporter family protein, protein MTGIDWIIVFGFVVLLIAISIVTNRMTKSVAGFLSSERLAGRYLLTVAQSMAFLSAIGMVGQFESFYRNGIGGQWWGMLMMPVGIIVALSGWVVYRYRQTRAMTMAQFLEQRYSRKFRIFAGITAFFSGVLNCAVFPMVTANFMVYFLGIPPQYYHLIMFIMVASAVILAISGGQNTIMVTSFFQGIITSAACVAIVWFLVAHFGWDNIMTTLFNSENITAGGTIGPDWFHDAVARVIPDAGTYPDMIESARRREGVSMMNPFKQGGLPDFGISYFVMLTILMVVKTGVWQGGAGFMTAAKTPHEAKMGNILSSWRWLMITVGTVAFSIAAYVLIWNPAYSEIQAQIQTTVGEINDPNLQSQMFVPIVIRNMLPPGLLGLFAIFMIGAAVSTDDSAYHSWGSIFLQDVIMPFRKKPFTTEEHLKYLRWSIVLIGAISFIFSSFWTMKEFINMWFEITGAIYVGGASCAIIGGLYWKRGTTQGAWTGLISGSVISLAGIFIKQKWPEMMFPGTDIIVNGMHWAIVAVVVSFTLYFIVSLLTCKKPHNMDKLLHRGEYAVEEAQKEKEAKQAEQGEMPWILKVIGVTREFSKSDIVIYITMILWTTGWCLTFILGTIYNLATPITSERWMFWWTVMLGIQGVVSIGSAIWFTIGGAGDTVFLFKKLATLEVDESDDGTVVHDD, encoded by the coding sequence ATGACAGGAATAGACTGGATTATTGTATTTGGATTTGTGGTTCTACTGATTGCCATATCCATTGTTACGAACAGAATGACTAAATCCGTTGCCGGATTCCTGTCTTCGGAACGCCTTGCCGGCCGTTACCTGCTGACGGTGGCTCAGAGTATGGCCTTTCTTTCCGCCATCGGCATGGTCGGCCAGTTTGAAAGTTTTTACCGCAACGGCATCGGCGGTCAATGGTGGGGCATGCTGATGATGCCGGTGGGCATCATCGTGGCCCTTTCCGGCTGGGTGGTCTACCGCTACCGCCAGACGAGAGCCATGACCATGGCCCAGTTTCTGGAACAGCGTTACAGCCGCAAATTCCGTATTTTCGCCGGCATCACCGCCTTCTTTTCCGGAGTGCTTAATTGTGCCGTCTTCCCGATGGTAACCGCCAATTTCATGGTTTATTTCCTAGGAATTCCTCCTCAGTATTATCACCTCATCATGTTCATCATGGTGGCCTCCGCCGTCATTCTCGCGATCTCCGGCGGACAGAACACCATTATGGTAACAAGTTTCTTCCAGGGCATCATCACCAGTGCAGCCTGCGTCGCCATTGTCTGGTTTCTTGTGGCCCACTTCGGCTGGGACAATATTATGACCACCCTCTTCAATTCAGAAAACATCACGGCCGGCGGCACCATCGGACCGGACTGGTTCCACGATGCCGTAGCCCGTGTTATTCCCGATGCAGGCACCTATCCGGATATGATTGAAAGCGCCCGCCGTAGAGAAGGCGTTTCCATGATGAACCCTTTCAAACAGGGTGGACTGCCGGACTTCGGTATCTCTTATTTCGTCATGCTCACCATTCTCATGGTTGTTAAGACCGGCGTATGGCAGGGCGGCGCCGGATTCATGACCGCTGCAAAAACGCCGCACGAAGCGAAAATGGGCAATATCCTTTCCAGCTGGCGCTGGCTCATGATTACCGTCGGTACGGTCGCTTTCTCCATCGCGGCATACGTTTTAATATGGAATCCGGCCTACAGCGAAATCCAGGCGCAGATTCAGACGACTGTCGGCGAAATCAATGACCCGAACCTGCAGTCGCAGATGTTTGTTCCGATTGTAATTCGCAATATGCTTCCGCCGGGGCTGCTCGGCCTTTTCGCCATTTTCATGATCGGCGCAGCAGTTTCTACCGACGATTCGGCCTACCACTCCTGGGGATCCATCTTCCTGCAGGATGTCATCATGCCCTTCCGCAAAAAGCCGTTCACCACCGAAGAACATCTGAAATACCTGCGCTGGTCTATTGTCCTGATCGGAGCCATCTCCTTTATCTTCAGCTCCTTCTGGACCATGAAGGAATTCATCAACATGTGGTTTGAAATCACCGGAGCCATTTACGTCGGCGGCGCATCATGTGCAATTATCGGCGGTCTGTACTGGAAGCGCGGCACAACACAGGGGGCATGGACCGGACTGATCTCGGGCAGTGTGATTTCTCTGGCCGGCATTTTCATCAAACAGAAATGGCCGGAAATGATGTTCCCCGGAACCGATATCATCGTCAACGGAATGCACTGGGCCATCGTGGCCGTAGTGGTTTCCTTCACGCTCTATTTTATCGTCTCCCTGTTGACCTGCAAAAAACCGCACAATATGGATAAACTGCTGCACCGCGGTGAATATGCGGTGGAAGAAGCTCAGAAGGAAAAAGAAGCCAAGCAGGCTGAACAGGGCGAAATGCCCTGGATCCTCAAGGTCATCGGTGTCACGCGCGAATTTTCCAAATCCGATATTGTCATCTATATCACGATGATCCTCTGGACCACCGGCTGGTGCCTGACCTTTATTCTCGGCACCATCTACAACCTGGCTACGCCGATCACCTCCGAACGTTGGATGTTCTGGTGGACGGTCATGCTCGGTATTCAGGGCGTAGTGTCGATCGGAAGTGCCATCTGGTTCACCATCGGCGGTGCAGGCGATACTGTCTTTCTCTTTAAAAAACTGGCCACCCTTGAAGTGGATGAATCCGATGACGGCACCGTGGTACACGACGATTAA